A stretch of Gorilla gorilla gorilla isolate KB3781 chromosome 9, NHGRI_mGorGor1-v2.1_pri, whole genome shotgun sequence DNA encodes these proteins:
- the EIF1AD gene encoding probable RNA-binding protein EIF1AD has protein sequence MSQATKRKHVVKEVLGEHIVPSDQQQIVRVLRTPGNNLHEVETAQGQRFLVSMPSKYRKNIWIKRGDFLIVDPIEEGEKVKAEISFVLCKDHVRSLQKDGFWPEAFSEVAEKHNNNRNRQTQPELPAEPQLSGEESSSEDDSDLFVNTNRRQYHESEEESEEEEAA, from the exons ATGTCTCAGGCCACCAAGAGGAAGCATGTGGTGAAGGAGGTGCTAGGGGAGCACATAGTGCCCTCCGACCAGCAGCAGATTGTCAGG GTACTCAGGACCCCAGGGAACAATCTGCATGAGGTGGAGACAGCCCAAGGGCAGCGCTTCCTGGTGAGCATGCCCTCCAAATACCGCAAGAACATCTGGATCAagagag GGGACTTTCTCATTGTTGACCCCATTGAAGAGGGAGAAAAGGTGAAGGCTGAAATCTCGTTTGTGCTCTGCAAGGACCACGTGCGCTCTCTGCAGAAGGACGGGTTTTG GCCCGAGGCCTTCTCTGAAGTGGCTgagaaacacaacaacaacaggaACAG ACAAACTCAACCAGAACTCCCAGCTGAGCCACAGTTATCAGGAGAGGAGTCCAGCTCAGAAGATGATTCTGACCTGTTTGTTAACACAAACCGCAGACAGTATCATGAGAGTGAGGAGGAGAGCGAAGAGGAGGAGGCAGCCTGA
- the BANF1 gene encoding barrier-to-autointegration factor → MTTSQKHRDFVAEPMGEKPVGSLAGIGEVLGKKLEERGFDKAYVVLGQFLVLKKDEDLFREWLKDTCGANAKQSRDCFGCLREWCDAFL, encoded by the exons ATGACAACCTCCCAAAAGCACCGAGACTTCGTGGCAGAGCCCATGGGGGAGAAGCCAGTGGGGAGCCTGGCTGGGATTGGTGAAGTCCTGGGCAAGAAGCTGGAGGAAAGGGGCTTTGACAAG GCCTATGTTGTCCTTGGCCAGTTTCTGGTGCTAAAGAAGGATGAAGACCTCTTCCGGGAATGGCTGAAAGACACTTGTGGCGCCAACGCCAAGCAGTCCCGGGACTGCTTCGGATGCCTTCGAGAGTGGTGCGACGCCTTCTTGTGA